The genomic interval CCAGGCAGCGCATATGACTCTCTTTTTGCACAATTCCTTGATAAAAATTCCGCCACACCTATCACAAGTGTTCCAACTTTCACATAAGTGCACTAGAGTGAACAGGGATTTTGCATTTTCTCAACAGTTCGCAACATTCCCAGACGCACCTCATTAGGGAGTTCACTATCGTGCAGCAACGACGTCGCCTAGTCCCCACACCGACTCGGCCAGTCACTGCCATCGTCTCTGCAGTGGCACTTTTGGCCTCCGCAGTCGTTGGCATTGGCGCCAACCAGATCTTGCATACCGATAACACCGGTATCGACCCCATCGAAGCCAGCGTGAGCACAGACAGCCTCGCCTCTGGCCAGAGCGTCACCGTTAACGACGCAGCCATTTCCGCCCAAGGCGAGACAGGTGCCCGCACCGTCAAGCAGTTCCACCGCGACCAGCCATTCTCCCAGTTTGCGATCACATGGAACGGCGAAAAGGACATCGCAGCTTTCGTCCGCGCTCAGCGTGCCGACGGAACCTGGTCCGAGTGGTACGACACCGAGCCGCTCGATTACGGCGCAGGCGACACAGAAAAACGCGGCACCGACCTGATCTACATCGAGCCAACCAATACGATCCAAGTCTCTATGTCCGGTGTGGATATCACCGGCGGCGCTCCAGCAACACCACCAAATGCTGAGGCAGCACCTCAGCCGGCAGCCGAGCAACCAGCAGCAGATGCCCAGCCAGCGGCTCCCGTTGAGAACCCAGAAGTGCATGGCATGGCACCTTTGCCCTCCAACTTTGGTGACATCAAACCCGTAGCAGAGACAACAAATATCACGGCTACCAACGATGTCTCAGAATTCGATGTCGTCTTTATCGAGGGCGGCGAATCTCAGCTGCCAGAAAACGGCATCCAAATGACCGCCGATTCCGATGGCATGCCCCGCGTTATTTCCCGCAAGGGCTGGGGCGCTAATGAGTCCATCCGATGCCAGCAGCCAAGCTACTTTGACGGCGTCAAAGGCATTACGATTCACCACACCGCGGGCTCCAACAACTACACCGAGTCGCAAGCACCCGGAATTGTCCGAGGCATCTACCAGTACCACGCTCAGACCTTGGGATGGTGCGACGTGGGATACCAGTCACTAGCGGACAAGTACGGCAACCTGTATGAGGGACGCTACGGTGGACTTAACCGCAACGTATGGGGTGCTCACGCTGGCGGATTCAACGAAAATACCTGGGCTATCTCCATGCTGGGTAACTACGACACCGCTCCTACGACACCGGCAATGATCAAATCTGTCGGAGAGCTCGCAGGTTGGCGCTCAGCCGTCGCAGGCATCGACCCCACCGGCTCCGGAACGCATTACTCCGAGGGAACCAGCTACACCCCTTACCCCAAGGGCCAAGCTGTAAATCTGCCGAATATCTTCGCTCACCGCGACGTTGGTAACACCGCATGCCCAGGCCAGCACGCCTACGCTCAAATGGGCAACATCCGAACAACCGCCAAGCAGAAGTACGATTCCATCAAAAGAGGCACCGCTCAATCTGGCGGAATACAAAACACCCCACCACGTGGGGATGCACCGGCGCCTCATCATCCAGCACCTGCTCAGCCGAATGCTCAAATCGCAAACATCGCCGAGCTAGTAAACAAATTAGCTGGATCGTCGATGCCTAAGGATCTTAATTCTGCTGTGGCCGCAGGCGGTTCCTTGTTGCTCCTCGCTGCAACCATTGCCTCCACCCAAGGACTCATCCCTGGAAACCTGGGCACCATAGGCAATGTACCGGTGATCAACGGACTGAAGCTTTCACAAATCCCGCCGATCATCACTCGCGTGGTTGACCTGCTCAGCAACTCTCAGATCACGCGTGCATGGAATGACATTAAAACTGTCTTTGGCCCGGTATTAGGCAATCCCCGCTCCGGCGTAGCAACCTATGCCTCCAAGACCGGAGAAGAGGTTGAATACGCCCTCTTTGACAACGGCATCATTGTCTCCACCCCGTCTACCGGCACAAACGCCCTGTGGGGTGCGATCGGCGATGCGTGGGCTCAACAGGGCTTCGACGCCGGCCCTCTGGGTCTTCCCACCGGAACGCAGTACCAGTCTGGCGAGGAATACCGCGTAGATTTCCAGCACGGCTACATCACGTTCAACCCAGCTACCGGAGCAGTAAATATTCACACAAACTAGTGCTCCAGGTGCGTCTTAAAGAAAATGCTTAACGACGGGGACAAGCTACTCACGGCTTGTCCCCGTCGTTTTCTTCTAGAACCAACGTTGAAGGATCCTCGCCACACCGGCATCATTGTTGCTCGTGGTTATCTCATCTGCGACCTGCTTAAGCGCCTCGTGAGCGTTGCCCATAGCCACACCGTGCCCCGCCCACTGCAACATTTCCACGTCATTAGGCATATCACCAAAGGCCACTGCATCCGCGGGGTCCACACCCAGCAGCTCAGCCAGGTCCTGCAGTCCCGCCGCTTTGTTCACGCCTGGCGCAGAAACTTCTAAAAGCCCATGGTCAATAGAAAAGGTGACATGCGCTAGCTCTTCGGGGATAGCTGGCGCAGCCAGCGCGTACATTTCGTTGGCGGTGAGGGCGTCGTTACGCAAAAGAAGCTTCATAGCAGGGCGCGACAAGAGTTCATTCTCTGTCTCCATCCCGTGCTCATCGCTCTCCCACGCATGGACATAGCCCGGTGTCACCGCGAACAGTTCCGCAGGGTGGTCAAAGGCAGAAGCCCCCGAACGTTCAACGGCAATTCCACAATCAAGATTTTCCCTCACTGCGCTGACCACAGTACGCAGAACCTCGGGGCTGAGCGTATGCGCGCGCAGAACACGATCGCTCGCCGAATCATAAAGAACAGCGCCATTGGCACACACGCAAATAGGCCGAACGCTCAGCTGATCCAACACATGGTAAATCCACCGTGGAGGACGCCCAGTAGCCAAAGCAAAGAAGACTCCCTGAGCCCCGGCGCGCTCAACAACCTCGCGTAGCTCCAGCGACACTCGCTCCCGAGAATCGAGGAACGTTCCGTCTACGTCGCTCACGATGAGCTTGGGTTCCCACGTCACAATGCGGTCCTCCGGTTCCAGGGGAAAGTGAATACGTCACCTATCATTGTCCCGTCCTGACGTGACAAATGTCTAGGGCAGAGACGCCTACGGGGGCAGCATAAAGATGACGCCCACGACGGTAGCGTCGATAAGCTACTGCCATGGGCGTCAAGCGCTAAAAATCTCTTATTTCTGTTTCTTAGCCTTTTTCTCAGCGCGAATACGCCGCTGTTCTGCGTCGATACGTTCAGCTTCTTCCACGGTAGGCGCAGAACCTCCCATGGACGCAGGACGCCATGACTCACCGCCAGCAAAGGGCCCATAGGCCTTTTCATATTCCGTGCGTACTCCGTCGAGTAGCTCGATCATCGCTTCGCGGAGGCGTTGCGTAGCTTCTTCTACGGTGCCTTCGAGCGACACTGGTTCACCGATCCGAATCCACACGGGAATGTGGCTGCGCCCGATGTCACGCTTCAGCCCCTTAGTCCATACGCGTTGACTACCCCAGACCGCGACGGGAATGAGGGGGGCGTCCGCTTGCTGAGCGATACGCACGGCACCGCTCTTTAGCTCTTTGACCTCAAAACTCCGAGAGATCGTGGCCTCTGGGAAAATGCCCACAAGTTGCCCTTGTTGAAGATGCTTAATTGCCTCATCAAGAGCCCCTGCACCTGCAGCACGGTTAACCGGAATGTGCTTCATCATCCGCACCAGTGTGCCCACTACAGGTACATCGAAGATTTCCTTCTTAGCCATGAATCGGGTCAGTCGCCCACCACGAAGATTGGCCGCAGCGCCGCTAAAGATGAAGTCGTAATAGCCTGTGTGATTGATCGCCAACAGCGCCGATCCCTGAGCTGGAACATGTTCCGAGCCCTCTACCGTGAGTTCGATAGCTTGGGCGCGGAGAAGGCCTTTTACGAGCTTTGCCACGATTCGGCCGTAAAACCACTCTCGGCTCTCTGGATGCCTCGGGACTTTATGCAAGCCCTTTGGCACCCAGCAAATGCCCTGCTTTTCCCATCCGGTGTTCATGGTTTACCCAAATACCTCTTACTTGATTGGCTCCAAAACGTCCTTACCCACGAATGGGCGCAGAGCTTCAGGAACGATAACTGAGCCATCTGCTTGCTGGTTGTTCTCAAGGATTGCAACCAACCAACGCGTGGTGGCAAGAGTTCCGTTAAGGGTGGCACACGTCTGAGCTTTTCCGGACTCATCACGGTAGCGAGTCTGTAGGCGCCGTGCCTGGAACGTGGTGCAGTTTGAGGTAGATGTCAGCTCACGGTAGGTGTTCTGGGTAGGGATCCATGCCTCAGTATCAAACTTACGAGCTGCAGAGGAGCCTAGGTCGCCTCCGGCGACGTCGATAACGCGGTATGGAACCTCCACGGCTGCGAGCATGTCGCGTTCCATCTTAAGGAGCGCTTGGTGTTGCTCGACAGCGTCTTCTGGCTTGCAGAAAACGAACATCTCAAGCTTGTCAAACTGGTGAACGCGCAGGATACCGCGGGTATCTTTGCCATAGGAGCCGGCCTCACGACGGAAGCAGGAAGACCAACCAGCGTACTTAATCGGACCTTTGTTGAGGTCAATGATTTCATCCTTGTGGTAGCCAGCCAAGGCCACCTCAGAGGTTCCTACTAGGTAAAGATCATCGCGCTCAAGATAGTAGATCTCATCGGAGTGAGCACCCAGGAAGCCGGTTCCCTGCATGATCTCGGGTCGTACCAACACTGGTGGAATCATCAGCTGGAAGCCGTTGTCGCGGGCCTTCTGAGCAGCAAGGTTGAGCATCCCCAGCTGCAAGAATGCGCCATCGCCGGTGAGGTAGTAGAAACGGGCGCCGCCTACCTTCGTGCCACGCTTGGTATCGATCAGCCCCAGGGACTCACCAAGCTCAAGGTGGTCTTTGGGTTCAAAGTCAAAGGTGCGCGGCTCACCAACATGTTCCAAAACAATGAAGTCATCTTCTCCACCAGCAGGGGCGTCGGTGACCACATTGCTAAAGAGCATTTGGAGCTCGTCTACCTTTGACTCTGAGGCAGACTGCGCTTCCTCAGCTTCTTTTACCTTTGCCTTCAACTCATTTGAGCCTTCAAGCAGGGCGGCGCGCTCTTCCGGAGCGGCCTGGCCAATCTTCTTGCCAAAAGCCTTGTGCTCGGAACGCAGCTCATCTGCAACCTGGATTGCAGCACGTCGTTCTTCATCGGCAACCAGAAGCTTGTCTACCAATTCAGGGTCTTCGCCGCGGATACGCTGGGATTCGCGGACAATATCGGGGTTCTCGCGGAGGAATTTCAGATCAATCACACATCCGACCTTACCGCCTTCCATTAACTAGTAGGTCACAACATGACCAAAATCATGGCTGGTTATGACCAGCACGGCTACACTGATACCTATGGTCGACACTCGATTGGGGTTGCCCGCCAGAACCCTAACTGACGGAACCAGCACGCCAAAGCATCAACAGCTCAGGGAAATACTTGAAGAACTCTGCCGCACCGAGCTCAAACCTGGCGACATGCTGCCTGGTGAGCGCGTTTTAGAAGAGGCCTATGGGGTCAGCAGGATCACCGTAAGACGTGCCATCGGCGACCTCGTAGCCACCGGCCAGCTCCGCCGTAGCCGAGGCAAAGGCACCTTTGTGGCGCAATCTCCTATGGTCACTCGCCTACAACTCGCTTCTTTTACAGATGAGATGTCTGCGCGGCGTATTGAGCCTTCCAGCAAGATTTTGGCGTCCGCTTGGTCCGCACCCAATTCTGTGGTCCAAGAGTTCTTCCGTACAGACGCCACTACGCCGCATACCCACCTCGTGCGTCTCCGCCTAGGAAACGGCAAACCTTTCTGTCTCAACGACGCATGGTACAACTCAAACTTCGCGCCAGATTTACTAGAAAACGACGTGTATAAGTCCGTTTATCAGATTCTGGAAAATTCTTACAACATTTCCATTACCGGCGCGGAACAAATCACCACAGCGGTCGCCGCGACAGCTGAAACAGCCCGAATTCTCGACGTTGAAGTGGGAGAACCTCTTCTCAAAGTTGAGCGTCATGCCAGTGCAGGCAACCATCCCATCGAGTGGTGTTCCTCCCTTTATCGCACAGATAGATTTGCGTTGCGGACCTTTATTTCAAAGTAAGTAAGTAGACTGAGGTCACTATGACTCAATCTTGGCGCAGTGCTACAGCAGTTCGTATCCTGCTTGTCGGAGCTTTGGTCTCCACAGCAGGCGTCGGCGCGTACTCTTTTTCTTCCCAGAATGAGGGCTCGTCCAAGCAGTCTCAGTCACGTCCTTCCTCTGACAGCAAAGCGTCTGCGGCGTCTTTTACCACTGCTGACTCGGGGTCATGCCTCACATGGAAAGACGGCGCGGGAAAGATCACTAACTTTGAGCAGGCCGACTGCGCAGGCGAGCACCGCTTTGAGGTCTCTTCTCGCGAAGACCTCCGGGCTTACCCGGCATCTGAGTTTGGCGACGAAGCCCCCATGCCAGATCTCACCCGCCAAGCTCAGCTGCGTGAGGAGTTATGTCTTAACCCCACGATCCAATATTTGAAAGGCACCTTCGACCAGATGGGCAAGTATTCGGTTGCCTCGATCTTGCCACCGCAAGATGCCTGGTCAAAGGGCGATAGGACCTTGCTCTGCGGTATTCAGGCAACTGATGACAAAGGCGCTCTCATCCCGACATCTGGCCGCGCCGCTGAGCAAGACCAATCCCGCATATTCCGCCCCAATGAATGTGTGCTTGTCGACGCCGCCAGCGCCACCCGAGTCGTCGATTGTGGTGCCGAGCACCAGCTGGAAATCACCTCCATCGTAGATTTGCAGCCGGTCTTCCCAGAGGGAACCCCCTCCCTTGAGCAACAAGACAAACATCTCCAGCAAGTGTGTAC from Corynebacterium ulcerans carries:
- the serS gene encoding serine--tRNA ligase; translated protein: MIDLKFLRENPDIVRESQRIRGEDPELVDKLLVADEERRAAIQVADELRSEHKAFGKKIGQAAPEERAALLEGSNELKAKVKEAEEAQSASESKVDELQMLFSNVVTDAPAGGEDDFIVLEHVGEPRTFDFEPKDHLELGESLGLIDTKRGTKVGGARFYYLTGDGAFLQLGMLNLAAQKARDNGFQLMIPPVLVRPEIMQGTGFLGAHSDEIYYLERDDLYLVGTSEVALAGYHKDEIIDLNKGPIKYAGWSSCFRREAGSYGKDTRGILRVHQFDKLEMFVFCKPEDAVEQHQALLKMERDMLAAVEVPYRVIDVAGGDLGSSAARKFDTEAWIPTQNTYRELTSTSNCTTFQARRLQTRYRDESGKAQTCATLNGTLATTRWLVAILENNQQADGSVIVPEALRPFVGKDVLEPIK
- a CDS encoding N-acetylmuramoyl-L-alanine amidase, with the translated sequence MQQRRRLVPTPTRPVTAIVSAVALLASAVVGIGANQILHTDNTGIDPIEASVSTDSLASGQSVTVNDAAISAQGETGARTVKQFHRDQPFSQFAITWNGEKDIAAFVRAQRADGTWSEWYDTEPLDYGAGDTEKRGTDLIYIEPTNTIQVSMSGVDITGGAPATPPNAEAAPQPAAEQPAADAQPAAPVENPEVHGMAPLPSNFGDIKPVAETTNITATNDVSEFDVVFIEGGESQLPENGIQMTADSDGMPRVISRKGWGANESIRCQQPSYFDGVKGITIHHTAGSNNYTESQAPGIVRGIYQYHAQTLGWCDVGYQSLADKYGNLYEGRYGGLNRNVWGAHAGGFNENTWAISMLGNYDTAPTTPAMIKSVGELAGWRSAVAGIDPTGSGTHYSEGTSYTPYPKGQAVNLPNIFAHRDVGNTACPGQHAYAQMGNIRTTAKQKYDSIKRGTAQSGGIQNTPPRGDAPAPHHPAPAQPNAQIANIAELVNKLAGSSMPKDLNSAVAAGGSLLLLAATIASTQGLIPGNLGTIGNVPVINGLKLSQIPPIITRVVDLLSNSQITRAWNDIKTVFGPVLGNPRSGVATYASKTGEEVEYALFDNGIIVSTPSTGTNALWGAIGDAWAQQGFDAGPLGLPTGTQYQSGEEYRVDFQHGYITFNPATGAVNIHTN
- a CDS encoding GntR family transcriptional regulator, giving the protein MTSTATLIPMVDTRLGLPARTLTDGTSTPKHQQLREILEELCRTELKPGDMLPGERVLEEAYGVSRITVRRAIGDLVATGQLRRSRGKGTFVAQSPMVTRLQLASFTDEMSARRIEPSSKILASAWSAPNSVVQEFFRTDATTPHTHLVRLRLGNGKPFCLNDAWYNSNFAPDLLENDVYKSVYQILENSYNISITGAEQITTAVAATAETARILDVEVGEPLLKVERHASAGNHPIEWCSSLYRTDRFALRTFISK
- a CDS encoding lysophospholipid acyltransferase family protein; the encoded protein is MNTGWEKQGICWVPKGLHKVPRHPESREWFYGRIVAKLVKGLLRAQAIELTVEGSEHVPAQGSALLAINHTGYYDFIFSGAAANLRGGRLTRFMAKKEIFDVPVVGTLVRMMKHIPVNRAAGAGALDEAIKHLQQGQLVGIFPEATISRSFEVKELKSGAVRIAQQADAPLIPVAVWGSQRVWTKGLKRDIGRSHIPVWIRIGEPVSLEGTVEEATQRLREAMIELLDGVRTEYEKAYGPFAGGESWRPASMGGSAPTVEEAERIDAEQRRIRAEKKAKKQK
- a CDS encoding septum formation family protein, translating into MTQSWRSATAVRILLVGALVSTAGVGAYSFSSQNEGSSKQSQSRPSSDSKASAASFTTADSGSCLTWKDGAGKITNFEQADCAGEHRFEVSSREDLRAYPASEFGDEAPMPDLTRQAQLREELCLNPTIQYLKGTFDQMGKYSVASILPPQDAWSKGDRTLLCGIQATDDKGALIPTSGRAAEQDQSRIFRPNECVLVDAASATRVVDCGAEHQLEITSIVDLQPVFPEGTPSLEQQDKHLQQVCTQAAQDYLGGDDPLYFSTLQPFWTTLPENSWAGGSRSVNCALVFGQDRKFATLAGSAKTGFTINGQPPASRPVRAPIVNPEALIGPHPEPAR
- a CDS encoding HAD family hydrolase, which translates into the protein MEPEDRIVTWEPKLIVSDVDGTFLDSRERVSLELREVVERAGAQGVFFALATGRPPRWIYHVLDQLSVRPICVCANGAVLYDSASDRVLRAHTLSPEVLRTVVSAVRENLDCGIAVERSGASAFDHPAELFAVTPGYVHAWESDEHGMETENELLSRPAMKLLLRNDALTANEMYALAAPAIPEELAHVTFSIDHGLLEVSAPGVNKAAGLQDLAELLGVDPADAVAFGDMPNDVEMLQWAGHGVAMGNAHEALKQVADEITTSNNDAGVARILQRWF